The Nostoc sp. NIES-3756 DNA window TGATAGTGATTCGTAGCTAGATAAAATTCGGTTATTACTTCAGCAACTTCTATTATTTCTTGCTGGTAGGATTAAGGATGCAGAACCGGGGCTTAGTGTAACTCTTACTAGGGGAACAAAAATTAACGGCGATCGCTGTTGTACTTTCATAAAGATGTTAGAGGCAATACTGGAATATCTCCTGACTTTTCACGGGATGTGGAATACTATCAAAACTGTCTTTATTGTACACAGATAAAATCTGTTTTCCAGAGACCAAAGCTGTCATTTATTCCTATTATATGGGCTTTCTCTAGATTTTATATTATTATGTAATATAGGGCTTCAACCATGCTTTTAAAATAGTAAGTTACGGAAAATTATTGATTAGCTGGGATTTTTGATACTAAATAAAATAAATTTATGAAACCAAGTTACAAGATAGAATTTTAAATTTATTTTAGAGAATATCTATACAGGCTTTATTTAAGATAATTTTCTATTTGATGCTACAGATAAGTTTGCATTTTGGCATAAAAAAATACGTTGTAACTGGTAGTCTACTACGCAAATTATGATAGGTCATAGATCCCTGACTTTTAAAAAAGTCGAGGATCTAAACACCCACGACGTACTAGCTCAGAATTGGTATTACTCCCATTCCTCAAATTGGTTACTAGTATTACGAAGTAGGGAATTTAGTTGTGCGCGGCGGGTTTCAAAGTTGGCGGCGATGGAAATCAAGGCAATACCAACAAATAAACCGACTACCCATTTTAAGAAGGGGTAACGCAAGCTAAAAATTACTAACTGGTAAATACTAGTGATGAAAAAGGTAGCTGTACCAACATAGAGGAATGCTCTAATTCGCAAAGCCAGTCCAGCAAAGATGGCAATTAAAGCGAAACTTCCAGGTATAAGGGGGGCATTTTGATTGAATAGAATTGCCCAGAAACATATTACTCCACTACCAAAGACTCGTAAGCTGTGACGAGCTAGTTTAGAGTCCGGCTGTGTTAGTTGGGGATCTACTTGGGCGATATACAGCAGTGATAAACCAATAACTGTGACATACCATAAACTCTCGATGAGGCGTAATTGAGCAAACCAGTTAAATAATGCCCAATCTATTAACACCAGACTGATATAGGTAAAACGGATGTTTTCGGCTACCTTGGCTAAGAAGACGTAGAAGCTGGCGGCGATCAATAGAGTGAAGGGGTGAACATAGAGTCTGGTTTCTCCTAAAATTACCAATGGCACAATATATGCGGCTTGTTGCCAAGGTTTTTGTGACCATCCCCAACGTTGCCACGGTAAGATGTACAAGAAATAGGCAAATACGCAAGCGATCGCCCCATTCCAAGGCACTAGGGGGCCTGTAATCCATTGTCCTACGGCAGTTTCTCGCCAATAAACTCTCATCCCCGCTACTAATAAGAAGCCCAGGTAAACCCACAAATCTGCTGTGGTGATGCGTCCGAAGACACGAGACACAGATGAATCTGGTGCATTCTTACCTTGCAGGATGGCGTAGACAATTAAAAATGCTCCCGTTCCTAACCCCACAAAGCGGTTAGCTTGAATGGGGAAGCTAATTGCTGTCATGAGTAAGGCGCTACTCCAAAACCAATGGAGATGGGCAATCACTTGTAGTTCTTGGGTAGTCAGACGGAGGTAGTTTTTCAGCCAAGGGGTGAGGATGCGGTAGGCAGACATGATACTTGTACCAAGGGCAGCCATCGCAATTAAGCCATCACCCAAGCCACCACCAGAGGCCTGTAACATTTGATAGAACAAGATTTCATAAGCGGAGACGGATACGCCAACAATCCCTAAGTAAACCAGGGGCTTGAAGTCTTGGCTACGTCGCCCGACACCAATGAAAATTAATGATACGCCTAAAGAACACAACCCAGACCAATCGGTAAAGGTGTTCATTCGTAGGAGTACACTAAATACACCATAGAATATAGGTAGGATGTGGAAACTACTAGGAAGTTTAGTTAATTGGTAACGTCTTCGCCACCATTCACCTAACACTTGTGTGAATAAACCTAAGACAATGTTGGCGATCGCAATACGAATAATTGAAGGTTCGCTAAAGCCCAGTGCTTCAGCTACCATTAACTCAACACACCAACCAATTCCATAAAACGCCCAGTCTGTGGGTTGTCGCCAACTACGATAAATAATTGCACCTAAAGTTATGGCTGTAGCAATTAAGTATAAAATTCCTGGCTTGGTAAAACCTTGGTAAATACCCAAGGAATGGTATGTAAGCAGCGATAATTCTACACTACATAAAGCGATCGCCCATTTATCAGCCGCAACTGCATATACACCTGCTAATTCTTGACTACGGCGTGATAGTAATGTAAGTCCTAACCATAAACTTAAGGTGGCGATCGCACCGACAATATACCATCCGGCGATAGCGAGGCGTGGTAAACCGGGAACACCTTCCCACAGCAACGCGGCGATGAAACTTAAGCCAAAGCCAATGGTAACGCCTGCAACTTCTTGGCTGGGTAGATAGCGGCTATTGGCATACATCACACCTGTACTCACAGCCAAACTAATTAATCTAGTTCCGGGCAAGGGTAGGGTTAATAGCTGTGTCATCCCTACCGCAAGGATACTCAAAAGACTGTTAGTAGTGCGTTGCTTGGCAGTTGTACGACTGGCTAAACCTGTCAGGGTTATGGGTGTGGCTATCCACATTATGATCCACCAATGCCCTTTGTTGTATTCGCCCACCCAGGCGGGTTCGATATGAGTCCACAGCAACAAGAAACTGATCACAGCTAACCCCAGTCCGATATACCATGCACTGCGTCGCCATAATCCAGTTCCCAAGCTATAAGCCCACTCTACCACCATGAAGACGATGAGAATGCTTGCCCACAGAGGTACAGTTAGGCGGGGGAATAGCTGATCTATGATTGATAAAAGGGTTAATAATCCGCCAACGTGGGTTAGGTAAACTAAGGGAACAGGTACAGGAGAACGGCGTTGGCTGACGGCTGCTAAGGTGATGGTAGACAATAATAAATTCAGCGATCGCAAGGCAGGATTAACTGTGGCAATTGTTGTTAAACAAGTCCCAAATAATAGTGCTAAAAACTCGCCACACTGTGCCAATTCTCGCTTGCGCTGATGATGAAAGATTTCTGTGAGAATTACGACGCAAACTAAGTAAGGAAATAAGGCAATACTCAGTAATGCCCAAGGTTCGTTTTGCGCTTGTGTAAGTTGCGTACCAACGACGATCGCTAATTTTTGCACTCCAGCAGGAACTAACCGCCAACCTAGCCAAATCGCCTGTAAGCCAACGACAAAGGATAGGACAAAATCTACTGGTAAGCTATATCTGTATAAGCGCACTCCTTCAACCCATAAAATTAAACCACTAACTGCGATCGCCTGCTCTGGATGATCTATGACAGCTACTAGCCAACCTATGAATAGGAGGATACCGCCGAGTTTTTCCCAAGGGAAAGGGGTGGAGGGAGTGGGGGAAGTAGGGGAGGATGGGGGAGTGGGGGGAGATGTCTGTGGTTTTCTTTCTTGCTGTGCTAACCAAGTTGTTAACCAACCGCAAATACCAATGGCTAAACCTAATTGGGTAATATCAACGCCAGCAACAAAAATAGCTCGTGATAAAAGCAGTAAT harbors:
- a CDS encoding DUF2157 domain-containing protein, which produces MSSPPDHPLKIEVRLPSSHPQLLEGLDIWLRLGLITDTQVRQICREFLVCRVELQPERVGTTIRTPEKSLIAQLPEPRKKQPKQPAQANIVSRMLQSLGEELSVRWLLFLGVFLVVVSSGVLAASQWEKFPASGQYAVLLAYTLSFWGFSFWAGRQNNLRLTAQTLLIVTLLLVPVNFWAMDSFGLWHNPLDWVTVAIAAPILTVVTTSLCRNRIVVSNFPRGNLPLINILGLSYLHWGWKLSGFPSIAVYAAMISTTIITIYHSRRQQHRQSIPLANEGEQPDKQIINIYAAVIVYALLLLLSRAIFVAGVDITQLGLAIGICGWLTTWLAQQERKPQTSPPTPPSSPTSPTPSTPFPWEKLGGILLFIGWLVAVIDHPEQAIAVSGLILWVEGVRLYRYSLPVDFVLSFVVGLQAIWLGWRLVPAGVQKLAIVVGTQLTQAQNEPWALLSIALFPYLVCVVILTEIFHHQRKRELAQCGEFLALLFGTCLTTIATVNPALRSLNLLLSTITLAAVSQRRSPVPVPLVYLTHVGGLLTLLSIIDQLFPRLTVPLWASILIVFMVVEWAYSLGTGLWRRSAWYIGLGLAVISFLLLWTHIEPAWVGEYNKGHWWIIMWIATPITLTGLASRTTAKQRTTNSLLSILAVGMTQLLTLPLPGTRLISLAVSTGVMYANSRYLPSQEVAGVTIGFGLSFIAALLWEGVPGLPRLAIAGWYIVGAIATLSLWLGLTLLSRRSQELAGVYAVAADKWAIALCSVELSLLTYHSLGIYQGFTKPGILYLIATAITLGAIIYRSWRQPTDWAFYGIGWCVELMVAEALGFSEPSIIRIAIANIVLGLFTQVLGEWWRRRYQLTKLPSSFHILPIFYGVFSVLLRMNTFTDWSGLCSLGVSLIFIGVGRRSQDFKPLVYLGIVGVSVSAYEILFYQMLQASGGGLGDGLIAMAALGTSIMSAYRILTPWLKNYLRLTTQELQVIAHLHWFWSSALLMTAISFPIQANRFVGLGTGAFLIVYAILQGKNAPDSSVSRVFGRITTADLWVYLGFLLVAGMRVYWRETAVGQWITGPLVPWNGAIACVFAYFLYILPWQRWGWSQKPWQQAAYIVPLVILGETRLYVHPFTLLIAASFYVFLAKVAENIRFTYISLVLIDWALFNWFAQLRLIESLWYVTVIGLSLLYIAQVDPQLTQPDSKLARHSLRVFGSGVICFWAILFNQNAPLIPGSFALIAIFAGLALRIRAFLYVGTATFFITSIYQLVIFSLRYPFLKWVVGLFVGIALISIAANFETRRAQLNSLLRNTSNQFEEWE